One Candidatus Kapaibacterium sp. genomic window carries:
- a CDS encoding FG-GAP-like repeat-containing protein translates to MKTLILIFTLVAIQCVAQVPEIKWWYDLNDNSYGQSALADIDHDGKYEVVFGCYRNDSMVYALNLDDGTLLWKYNTSGWQEGCNDTAPLIYDVDGDGLLDVIVASSCNPYTYCFDGATGAVKWQTLTRGSDSPPTIADIDGDGKLEILHGQFGGYVICMNASDGIKKWDLKVDTNSWIQTAPTIVDLDGDGKLDFVVASWNFDTTDNQSKVYAYRGYDQQLIWTFDLEDVVYHGTAVVDLDSDGIDDLVIGDYAGNLFALNSADGTLKWRFKAISYIGSPVVVGDLDGDGNCELVFSSFYRYYALKGDGSVLWEYDIPNIEQSFRGAALSDIDNDGLPDVIFGTTGGQVIALRGIDASVIWTLDLADHIGKEFSIDHAPVVADFDGDGILDVFIIGGFVEYPDWHSNYGRAYAISAGTGQGPDWTMFQNNIHRTSSICTKPTSINEAVQISTIIHPNPATEYIEISSHTINPTVNRRVDEGAEIHIFNTLGECVRNLTPPAHPSTGSGSGNLRVDISHLSRGVYYVRIGSRTRMFVKL, encoded by the coding sequence ATGAAAACTTTGATTCTTATTTTTACATTGGTTGCAATCCAATGTGTTGCACAAGTACCTGAAATTAAGTGGTGGTACGACCTGAACGATAATTCGTACGGTCAGTCCGCACTCGCAGACATTGACCATGACGGAAAATACGAAGTGGTTTTCGGCTGTTATCGCAACGATAGCATGGTTTATGCCCTCAATTTAGACGATGGCACATTGCTCTGGAAGTACAATACATCCGGTTGGCAGGAGGGATGCAACGACACGGCGCCACTCATTTACGACGTGGACGGCGATGGCTTGCTCGACGTTATCGTCGCAAGTTCGTGCAATCCCTACACATATTGTTTCGACGGAGCAACAGGAGCAGTAAAATGGCAAACTCTCACACGTGGAAGCGATTCACCGCCTACAATAGCAGATATTGATGGCGATGGAAAATTGGAAATTTTGCACGGACAATTCGGTGGATATGTAATATGTATGAACGCAAGCGATGGCATCAAAAAGTGGGACTTAAAAGTGGACACTAACTCATGGATTCAGACTGCTCCGACAATTGTTGACCTTGACGGCGACGGAAAATTAGATTTCGTAGTAGCCTCGTGGAATTTTGATACAACTGACAACCAAAGCAAAGTTTATGCTTATCGTGGCTACGACCAGCAATTAATCTGGACATTCGACTTGGAAGATGTTGTTTATCACGGAACCGCAGTTGTTGACCTCGACAGCGATGGAATAGATGATTTAGTAATAGGCGATTATGCCGGCAATCTCTTTGCACTCAATTCCGCAGACGGCACATTGAAATGGCGTTTCAAGGCGATTTCATATATCGGTTCGCCTGTTGTTGTGGGCGATTTGGACGGCGATGGAAATTGCGAATTAGTCTTTTCGAGCTTTTACCGCTACTATGCCCTAAAAGGCGACGGCTCAGTACTTTGGGAATATGATATTCCCAATATCGAACAATCATTTCGTGGAGCAGCGCTATCAGATATAGACAATGACGGATTGCCGGATGTCATTTTCGGCACTACCGGCGGACAAGTAATCGCACTTAGGGGCATTGACGCTTCAGTCATTTGGACTCTTGACCTTGCTGACCATATCGGCAAAGAGTTTTCGATAGACCATGCCCCGGTAGTAGCGGATTTTGACGGCGACGGAATACTCGATGTTTTCATAATTGGTGGCTTTGTCGAATATCCCGATTGGCACAGTAATTACGGCAGAGCATACGCAATTTCAGCAGGAACCGGGCAAGGTCCCGACTGGACAATGTTCCAGAACAACATTCACAGGACAAGCAGCATCTGCACGAAACCCACAAGCATCAACGAAGCAGTGCAAATCAGCACGATAATCCACCCCAATCCCGCAACGGAATATATTGAAATCAGTTCCCACACCATCAACCCTACGGTTAACCGTAGGGTTGATGAAGGTGCTGAAATTCACATTTTCAATACGCTTGGTGAATGCGTAAGAAACCTCACCCCGCCCGCTCACCCTTCGACAGGCTCAGGGAGCGGGAATTTGAGAGTTGATATTTCGCATCTCTCTCGTGGTGTGTATTACGTCCGTATCGGCAGCCGGACGCGGATGTTTGTGAAGTTGTGA
- a CDS encoding SLC13 family permease — protein MEQVIVFATLFIVLVLFAWGRIRHDFVALIALFILVIAGIVAPADAFLGFGHPAVITVAAVLIIGKGIEYSGLMDLLGKWMMKLGNNVTVQLLGLTTMTGIASAFMNNVGALAIMMPIAIHLARKSGNPPSYFLMPIAFASLLGGMTTLIGTPPNIIASSFRMKEFGTPFQLFDFAPVGVIVLVVGILFISLVGWRLLPKRFAEKSEKDLFNIDDYITEVRVTARSKMKNSLIENLKKSTKTDIQILGLIRHNERIHAPDPKEELQVDDIIIIETDADELSNFLESTDFELVGGKTLYKEAGGSEYITTTEAIVMADSPLVGQTATSSQMRTRFEVNLLAVARRETKIHRRLDQIIFRTGDVLLLQGKAKSVDEVIKTIGCLPLARRGLRLGYQKKILLTMSIFIASILLVVFNLLEVQVAFSLAAVTMILSGILPLKDVYTSIDWPVIVLLGAMIPVGMALETSGGAATIGMHILNIGDSFPTWAMIAIVLYITMTLSDVINNAATVVIMAPIALNVAHGLGVNSDAFIMAVAVGGSCAFLTPIGHQSNTLVMGPGGYRFTDYWRMGLPLDILVILISVPLIMYFWL, from the coding sequence ATGGAACAAGTAATAGTTTTTGCAACACTTTTTATAGTTTTGGTGCTTTTTGCATGGGGACGAATCCGTCATGATTTCGTCGCATTGATTGCTTTGTTCATACTTGTCATAGCAGGTATCGTTGCACCGGCAGACGCCTTCCTCGGGTTTGGTCACCCTGCTGTCATTACTGTTGCTGCAGTGCTTATTATCGGGAAGGGAATCGAATACTCGGGTTTGATGGATTTGCTCGGCAAGTGGATGATGAAACTCGGCAATAACGTTACAGTCCAATTGTTAGGATTGACAACTATGACGGGTATCGCATCTGCGTTCATGAATAACGTCGGTGCTTTGGCAATTATGATGCCGATTGCAATCCATTTAGCACGTAAAAGTGGCAACCCACCATCATATTTTTTGATGCCGATAGCTTTTGCATCATTGCTTGGCGGTATGACTACTTTGATAGGCACTCCACCGAACATTATTGCATCATCTTTTAGGATGAAGGAATTTGGTACACCATTTCAATTGTTCGATTTCGCTCCTGTTGGAGTCATCGTTCTTGTTGTAGGAATTTTATTCATCAGTTTGGTTGGCTGGAGATTGCTCCCTAAACGTTTTGCGGAAAAGTCGGAAAAAGACTTATTTAATATTGATGATTATATCACAGAAGTCAGAGTTACAGCACGCTCTAAAATGAAAAATTCTCTTATTGAGAATTTGAAAAAAAGCACTAAAACCGATATCCAAATTCTTGGTTTAATACGGCATAACGAAAGAATTCATGCTCCCGACCCAAAGGAAGAGTTGCAAGTTGACGATATTATTATCATTGAAACTGATGCCGACGAATTGAGTAATTTTCTCGAGTCAACTGATTTTGAACTTGTCGGTGGCAAAACGCTTTACAAGGAAGCCGGCGGCTCGGAATATATTACAACAACCGAAGCCATTGTCATGGCTGATTCACCTCTCGTCGGGCAAACAGCAACAAGTTCGCAAATGCGTACACGGTTTGAAGTTAATCTTCTTGCGGTTGCTCGACGAGAAACGAAAATTCATCGCCGATTAGACCAAATTATTTTCCGTACAGGCGATGTGCTTTTACTACAAGGGAAAGCAAAATCTGTTGACGAGGTCATCAAAACGATTGGATGCTTGCCTCTGGCACGTCGCGGATTGAGATTGGGCTATCAGAAAAAAATATTGTTGACTATGAGCATTTTCATTGCTTCAATATTGCTTGTGGTTTTTAATTTACTCGAAGTGCAAGTGGCATTTTCTTTAGCGGCAGTTACAATGATATTGAGCGGAATTTTGCCCCTCAAAGACGTTTACACAAGTATAGATTGGCCCGTAATAGTTTTGCTTGGTGCAATGATTCCTGTGGGTATGGCACTCGAAACTTCGGGTGGTGCTGCCACTATTGGTATGCATATTCTGAACATCGGCGATTCATTCCCAACTTGGGCTATGATTGCGATAGTTTTATACATCACAATGACTTTATCGGATGTGATTAATAATGCCGCAACGGTTGTTATAATGGCACCGATAGCCTTGAACGTTGCTCATGGTCTGGGTGTCAACTCTGACGCATTTATTATGGCTGTTGCAGTAGGTGGCTCATGTGCATTCTTAACTCCAATCGGTCACCAATCAAACACGCTCGTGATGGGTCCCGGCGGTTATCGCTTTACCGATTATTGGCGAATGGGTTTGCCTCTTGATATCTTAGTTATACTTATCAGCGTCCCATTGATTATGTATTTCTGGCTGTAA
- a CDS encoding VOC family protein, whose product MNVKSIYINLPVRDLAKTREFWSKLGFSFNEQFSDDKALCLILSDPTMYSMMISHEYFQTFCNRPIADGSTSQVLFAIEVESRDEVDEITRLALENGGTRYRESADHDWMYYDSFADPDGHQWEVMFTDLSAMPSE is encoded by the coding sequence ATGAATGTAAAATCTATATATATAAATCTTCCGGTGAGAGACCTTGCCAAGACAAGAGAGTTTTGGTCAAAATTGGGCTTTTCGTTCAACGAGCAATTCAGCGATGATAAGGCTTTGTGTCTGATTTTGAGCGACCCGACAATGTACTCGATGATGATTTCGCACGAATATTTCCAAACTTTTTGTAATCGCCCGATTGCGGACGGAAGCACTTCGCAGGTATTATTTGCAATCGAAGTCGAAAGCCGCGATGAAGTAGATGAAATAACCAGATTGGCTCTTGAAAATGGTGGCACTCGTTATCGTGAATCTGCAGACCATGATTGGATGTATTACGATAGCTTTGCCGACCCGGACGGGCATCAGTGGGAAGTGATGTTTACGGATTTGAGCGCAATGCCAAGCGAATAA
- a CDS encoding T9SS type A sorting domain-containing protein has protein sequence MIAQNEKELFPEQLLSSCCEEIDIDYYVTEDCCIQIDIDNPSCEDAKISILSKAPNSPLWNLRYVESAPATSVSYKLCPSNYSTSMRFRIIIQHANGAPHCDTSLMVEGVNQFTYDVDISHCCNCEGSSSWITSYKSSDTLCPDSCSFGVYLNIPDSITCFKYYGTWIAESGNAAKDIDSVSNIIKCVGPGEESSIRIRLLTSMEEYHSASGCYLSAQISCDTTTYFWMPDIDLTCWDDCEEAEVRKDTLSDFHVPGCFNCPVTVSYVTRKCNDKQELQITGFWTHNTWNCRNCPDEMLYDAALKEIIYKNKMEFEPTEVNDCDTTWRVGISSCFGTYIYTNWIMKWEEAGPSGPGGWVSVLDTIVVRVVCDTIDCCFKQLTVCRYDDHITIADGASSDTNIICLPPLQFPMLEPPVFCGPSCDWLDSLEGYYYPHLSSKESYGAKFFLYEEIKVNSYIQNGKFNLEIESPNSSEIKFTVYDYLGNIFIQSPIRIQAGTTRYNIDLTPLNTGTYIYTIVFDENLIKTDKFIYIK, from the coding sequence ATGATTGCACAGAACGAAAAAGAGCTGTTTCCTGAGCAATTGCTTAGTTCATGTTGCGAAGAAATCGATATTGACTACTATGTGACGGAAGATTGTTGTATTCAAATTGATATTGACAATCCAAGTTGTGAAGACGCGAAAATTTCAATTTTGTCAAAAGCACCAAATTCACCGTTGTGGAATTTAAGATATGTAGAATCCGCACCTGCTACAAGTGTCAGTTATAAACTCTGCCCGTCTAATTATTCTACCTCAATGAGGTTTAGAATTATAATTCAACATGCAAATGGAGCACCGCATTGCGACACAAGCTTAATGGTTGAAGGAGTAAACCAATTTACTTATGATGTTGACATCAGTCACTGTTGCAACTGTGAAGGTAGTAGTTCATGGATAACCTCATACAAAAGTTCAGATACACTTTGTCCGGACTCATGTTCTTTTGGAGTGTATTTAAATATACCGGATTCTATTACTTGCTTTAAATACTATGGTACATGGATTGCAGAGTCAGGCAATGCGGCAAAAGATATTGATTCAGTTTCTAATATTATTAAGTGTGTTGGACCAGGAGAAGAATCAAGCATACGAATTAGATTGCTAACAAGTATGGAAGAATATCATTCTGCTTCAGGTTGTTATTTGAGTGCACAAATCTCTTGTGATACTACGACATACTTTTGGATGCCTGACATTGATTTAACTTGTTGGGATGATTGTGAAGAAGCGGAAGTAAGAAAAGATACTTTATCTGATTTTCATGTGCCTGGATGCTTTAATTGCCCAGTCACTGTTTCTTATGTAACAAGAAAATGCAATGACAAGCAAGAGTTACAAATTACAGGCTTCTGGACTCACAATACTTGGAATTGTAGAAATTGCCCGGACGAAATGCTTTACGATGCTGCTTTGAAAGAAATAATTTATAAAAATAAAATGGAATTTGAACCTACAGAAGTCAATGATTGTGATACGACTTGGCGTGTTGGAATAAGCAGTTGCTTTGGTACATACATATATACAAATTGGATAATGAAATGGGAAGAAGCAGGACCATCCGGCCCCGGTGGTTGGGTTTCAGTACTCGATACAATAGTTGTCAGAGTTGTATGCGATACTATTGATTGTTGCTTTAAGCAACTAACTGTTTGTAGATATGATGACCATATTACGATTGCAGATGGAGCATCAAGCGACACAAATATCATCTGTTTACCACCTCTTCAATTCCCAATGCTTGAACCACCAGTATTTTGCGGACCTTCGTGTGATTGGCTTGATAGTTTGGAAGGTTACTACTACCCCCATCTGAGTAGTAAAGAATCTTATGGAGCGAAATTCTTCCTATACGAAGAAATAAAGGTTAATTCTTATATACAGAATGGAAAATTTAATCTTGAAATTGAATCACCAAACTCCTCAGAAATAAAATTTACTGTATATGATTATTTAGGTAATATTTTTATCCAAAGTCCTATAAGAATTCAAGCTGGCACAACAAGATATAACATTGATTTAACACCATTAAATACAGGAACATATATATATACGATAGTCTTTGATGAGAATCTGATAAAAACAGACAAGTTTATTTATATTAAATAA
- a CDS encoding T9SS type A sorting domain-containing protein yields the protein MISYILNIIWLVLILNSILYSQTEWEQVHPSTYGTAAKFNTVRCLDSLNCVCLVWNGTVCCEGVLKSTDGGKTWSELYYEKITYDEEGNLIWPQPRYMNSVSYKTVENILISRSHGMIFRSKNGGESFDTVRVVVPVDGKYPSSSELKNIHMFSNSKGAVVSTPNIYITNDYWDSFEMIEISHPDVPDDYIIKALDIHFFDKDKFTIYFFANKEISPNNFHFLFKGFLTTTDNGKTWHMQDILNDFQARNVYINSLFSLNPMIGWAVGYVVYDTDNGGRLRHGLVYKTYNGGYTWDLIHVDETEPKFGLWDIAFYDELNGITVGKYGKILRTTDGGYKWFSDVQLSAEQESSRLTQEITFAGQNPIVCAWQDGIVRGTYTPSSVKESAEAGSGLSVFPNPASEYIEITIAINPTVNRGVDEIADIKIFNTLGECVEEIPLNPPLPKRETRIDVSHLPRGVYYVRIGSRTQMFVKM from the coding sequence ATGATTTCGTATATTTTAAATATAATATGGCTTGTCCTAATATTGAATTCAATTTTGTATTCTCAAACCGAATGGGAGCAAGTGCATCCTTCTACTTATGGTACAGCTGCAAAATTTAATACTGTAAGATGTTTAGACAGTTTAAATTGTGTGTGTTTGGTATGGAATGGTACAGTATGTTGCGAAGGTGTTCTAAAATCCACAGATGGTGGCAAAACATGGAGTGAATTATATTACGAAAAAATTACATATGATGAAGAAGGTAATTTGATTTGGCCACAACCCAGATACATGAATTCAGTTTCATATAAAACAGTAGAAAATATCCTAATTTCACGTAGCCATGGGATGATTTTCAGGAGTAAAAATGGCGGTGAATCCTTTGATACCGTTCGAGTTGTAGTACCAGTCGATGGAAAATATCCAAGCAGTTCAGAATTAAAAAATATCCACATGTTCAGTAATTCAAAAGGGGCTGTTGTATCAACACCAAATATTTATATTACTAATGATTATTGGGACTCCTTTGAAATGATTGAAATATCACATCCCGATGTACCTGATGATTATATAATTAAAGCATTAGATATTCATTTTTTTGATAAAGATAAATTTACAATTTATTTCTTTGCCAATAAAGAAATTTCACCTAATAATTTCCATTTTTTATTCAAAGGATTCCTGACAACTACGGATAATGGCAAAACATGGCATATGCAAGATATTTTAAATGATTTTCAGGCAAGAAATGTTTACATTAATTCATTGTTTTCTCTAAATCCTATGATTGGATGGGCTGTCGGTTATGTTGTTTATGATACAGACAATGGGGGTAGATTAAGACACGGACTTGTTTATAAAACTTATAACGGAGGTTATACATGGGATTTAATTCATGTAGATGAAACTGAACCAAAATTTGGTTTATGGGACATTGCTTTTTATGATGAACTAAACGGAATAACAGTAGGTAAATACGGGAAGATTTTACGTACAACAGACGGAGGTTATAAATGGTTCTCCGATGTTCAATTGAGTGCCGAACAAGAATCTTCTCGACTCACTCAGGAAATTACTTTTGCCGGGCAAAATCCAATTGTATGTGCTTGGCAAGATGGTATTGTTCGTGGCACATACACACCATCTTCTGTAAAAGAAAGCGCAGAAGCAGGGAGCGGGCTGTCCGTCTTTCCCAATCCGGCAAGCGAATATATAGAAATAACCATAGCTATCAACCCTACGGTTAACCGTGGAGTTGATGAAATTGCTGACATCAAAATCTTCAATACTCTGGGTGAATGTGTTGAAGAAATCCCCCTTAATCCCCCTTTGCCAAAGAGGGAAACAAGAATTGATGTTTCGCATCTTCCTCGTGGTGTGTATTATGTTCGTATTGGCAGCCGGACGCAGATGTTTGTGAAGATGTGA
- a CDS encoding succinate dehydrogenase/fumarate reductase iron-sulfur subunit — MKLTLNIWRQKDKNSKGQFENYNLNEVSPDMSFLEMLDVLNEDLLHKGDEPVAFDHDCREGICGACSMTINGRPHGPEKQTTTCQLHMRKFNDGETITIEPFRAKPFPVIRDLIVDRTSFDRIQQAGGFVSVNTGSSPDSNAVPIAKVAADKAFDAAACIGCGACVAACPNGAAMLFTSAKIGQFALLPQGQPERKERVIAMVKQMDSEGFGACTNHYECEAACPKGISVEFIAMMNRDFMKASFTR, encoded by the coding sequence ATGAAACTAACACTTAATATATGGAGACAAAAGGACAAGAATTCCAAAGGGCAGTTTGAAAACTATAATTTGAACGAAGTGTCGCCCGATATGTCATTTTTGGAAATGCTCGACGTGCTGAACGAAGATTTGCTCCACAAGGGCGATGAACCCGTAGCATTCGACCACGATTGCCGCGAAGGCATTTGCGGAGCATGTTCGATGACAATTAACGGTCGCCCGCACGGTCCCGAAAAGCAAACTACAACGTGCCAGCTTCATATGCGGAAATTCAACGACGGCGAAACGATTACGATAGAGCCTTTCAGAGCGAAACCTTTCCCGGTAATCCGAGATTTGATAGTTGACCGCACATCGTTTGACCGAATTCAGCAAGCCGGTGGCTTCGTATCGGTCAACACAGGCAGTTCACCCGATTCCAACGCAGTGCCTATCGCCAAAGTTGCAGCCGACAAAGCATTCGATGCTGCGGCATGCATTGGTTGCGGTGCATGTGTAGCGGCTTGTCCCAACGGTGCAGCGATGCTCTTCACCTCCGCTAAAATTGGACAATTTGCTTTACTTCCGCAAGGACAGCCCGAACGCAAAGAACGCGTAATAGCAATGGTGAAGCAAATGGATTCCGAAGGATTTGGCGCATGCACAAACCACTACGAATGTGAAGCAGCTTGCCCCAAAGGCATTTCCGTCGAATTCATAGCAATGATGAACCGCGACTTTATGAAAGCCTCATTCACCAGATAA
- a CDS encoding fumarate reductase/succinate dehydrogenase flavoprotein subunit has protein sequence MKLDSKIPSGPIAQSWDKYRFDMKLINPANKRKFKILVVGTGLAGGAAAATFGELGYNVETFTYNDSPRRAHSISAQGGINAAKNYQNDGDSIWRLFYDTVKGGDFRAREANVYRLAQVSANIIDQCVAQGVPFAREYGGTLANRSFGGAQVSRTFYARGQTGQQLLLGAYSALNRQIAAGKVKSHTRKEMLDVVLVDGYARGIVTRDLVTGKIESHVGDAVVLATGGYGNVFFLSTNAQACNVTATYRAYKKGALFANPCFTQIHPTCIPVSGDHQSKLTLMSESLRNDGRIWVPKNKGDNRAPQDIPEQERDYYLERKYPSFGNLSPRDISSRAAKQVCDEGRGVGSTGYGVYLDFADAIGRLGKHAIEERYGNLFEMYERITGEDPYTTPMRIYPASHYTMGGLWVDYNLMSNIPGLHVIGEANFSDHGANRLGASALMQGLADGYFVIPYTIGHFFANNPMDKSVTTSHPEFQKAEQEAKDKINLLLSINGKRTPTSFHKELGTLIWDKVGMARNEAGLKEAIARIPQIREEFWANLNVTGEPDSLNMALEKALRVADFLEFAEVMAWDALERDESCGGHFREEHQTPDGEAVRNDEKYTHVAAWEYTGVGNKPTRHQEELTFENVPLSVRSYK, from the coding sequence ATGAAATTAGATTCAAAAATACCATCCGGACCAATTGCACAATCATGGGACAAATATCGCTTTGATATGAAGCTGATTAATCCCGCTAACAAGCGCAAATTCAAGATTTTAGTCGTCGGTACCGGACTTGCAGGTGGCGCGGCTGCTGCCACTTTTGGCGAACTTGGCTACAATGTCGAAACTTTTACATATAATGACAGCCCAAGACGCGCTCATAGCATTTCTGCACAAGGTGGAATCAATGCCGCAAAAAATTACCAAAATGATGGTGATTCCATTTGGAGATTATTTTACGACACTGTAAAAGGTGGCGATTTCCGTGCTCGCGAAGCTAATGTTTATCGCTTAGCACAAGTAAGCGCCAATATTATTGACCAATGCGTGGCTCAAGGCGTGCCTTTCGCACGCGAATATGGCGGAACTTTAGCTAATCGTTCATTCGGTGGGGCACAGGTATCGCGAACATTTTATGCTCGAGGACAAACGGGGCAACAACTTCTACTTGGGGCATATTCGGCTCTAAACCGCCAAATTGCTGCCGGAAAAGTTAAATCGCACACTCGCAAAGAGATGTTGGATGTAGTCTTAGTTGATGGCTATGCCAGAGGAATTGTTACACGCGACCTCGTTACGGGCAAAATCGAATCGCACGTTGGCGATGCAGTCGTACTCGCTACAGGCGGTTACGGCAATGTATTTTTCCTCTCGACAAATGCTCAAGCATGTAACGTTACTGCAACTTATCGTGCTTACAAAAAGGGCGCATTATTTGCAAATCCCTGCTTTACACAAATTCACCCAACTTGCATTCCCGTTAGTGGAGACCACCAATCTAAGCTAACGCTAATGTCGGAATCGCTCAGAAATGATGGCAGAATTTGGGTTCCAAAAAATAAAGGCGATAATCGTGCACCTCAGGATATTCCCGAACAAGAGCGCGATTACTACTTAGAGCGCAAATACCCGAGCTTTGGCAATCTTTCACCACGCGATATTTCATCACGTGCAGCAAAACAAGTTTGCGACGAAGGTCGTGGCGTTGGCAGCACAGGTTATGGTGTATATCTCGATTTCGCAGATGCAATCGGACGCTTAGGCAAACATGCCATCGAAGAACGCTACGGAAATCTTTTCGAAATGTACGAACGCATTACAGGCGAAGACCCATATACAACGCCGATGAGGATTTATCCGGCATCGCATTATACAATGGGTGGCTTATGGGTTGATTACAATCTTATGAGCAACATTCCCGGATTGCACGTTATCGGCGAAGCAAATTTCTCCGACCATGGTGCAAATCGTCTCGGAGCAAGCGCATTGATGCAAGGTTTGGCAGACGGCTATTTTGTAATTCCTTACACAATCGGTCATTTCTTTGCAAATAATCCGATGGATAAAAGTGTCACAACTTCGCATCCCGAATTCCAAAAAGCAGAGCAAGAAGCTAAAGACAAAATCAACTTGTTGCTTTCGATTAATGGCAAAAGAACTCCTACATCATTCCACAAAGAATTGGGTACCTTGATATGGGATAAAGTTGGAATGGCGAGAAATGAAGCCGGACTGAAAGAAGCCATTGCAAGAATTCCCCAAATCAGAGAAGAATTTTGGGCGAATTTGAACGTCACGGGTGAACCCGACTCGCTCAATATGGCACTCGAAAAAGCTTTGCGTGTAGCCGATTTCCTCGAATTTGCCGAAGTAATGGCATGGGATGCACTCGAACGAGATGAATCCTGTGGAGGTCACTTCCGCGAAGAACACCAAACTCCCGATGGCGAAGCAGTTCGTAATGATGAAAAATACACTCACGTCGCAGCTTGGGAATACACCGGAGTAGGCAATAAGCCAACCAGACACCAAGAAGAATTAACTTTCGAAAATGTACCCTTATCTGTCAGGAGTTATAAATAA
- a CDS encoding succinate dehydrogenase cytochrome b subunit, translating to MSSYNPFNSTIFNKVIMAGTGVILVLFVIGHMVGNLQVFLGADVFNTYAHFLKSTGELLWLMRLVLLLCVVLHVYTSLKLKFLNMKARPEGYSVTSYVKSTLYSRTMIYSGIVIFLFVVYHLLHFTALVTNPEYADYRENYGPVLQSSGVIDHSGNIIQVTEGEGIFDRHDAYKMVIAGFNKPIVAVVYILAVLFLALHLSHAIQSMFQTLGWSGPKTTPRLMLVSKLIGWGLFVGFASIPVSVLIFGLGKGVIG from the coding sequence ATGAGCAGTTACAACCCGTTCAACTCTACCATTTTTAATAAGGTCATTATGGCTGGGACAGGCGTGATACTTGTTCTTTTCGTAATTGGTCATATGGTCGGAAATTTGCAGGTTTTCTTGGGCGCAGATGTATTCAATACTTACGCACATTTTCTGAAAAGCACGGGCGAATTGCTCTGGCTTATGCGTTTAGTGTTGCTTCTTTGCGTAGTGCTTCATGTTTATACTTCTCTCAAATTGAAGTTTCTGAACATGAAAGCCCGACCGGAAGGATATAGCGTCACAAGCTATGTCAAATCCACACTTTATTCCCGTACTATGATTTACTCGGGAATAGTGATTTTTCTATTTGTAGTATATCATTTATTACATTTTACAGCTTTAGTAACCAATCCCGAATATGCCGACTATCGTGAAAACTATGGTCCCGTGTTGCAATCATCAGGTGTGATTGACCACAGCGGCAATATTATTCAGGTTACCGAAGGTGAAGGAATTTTTGACAGACATGATGCTTACAAAATGGTAATCGCAGGATTCAACAAGCCAATTGTAGCTGTTGTTTATATTTTAGCGGTGCTGTTTTTGGCACTACATTTATCACATGCTATTCAATCAATGTTCCAAACATTGGGATGGAGCGGTCCGAAAACGACTCCCCGATTGATGCTCGTTAGCAAGCTAATCGGGTGGGGATTATTCGTAGGATTTGCTTCAATTCCCGTTTCGGTGTTAATTTTCGGATTAGGTAAAGGAGTAATAGGATAA